In the genome of Chrysemys picta bellii isolate R12L10 chromosome 17, ASM1138683v2, whole genome shotgun sequence, one region contains:
- the OPA3 gene encoding optic atrophy 3 protein has product MVAGAFPIAKLLYLGVRQLSRPLAARIKAGARASPFFRAYVCGPPAQLYHWVEMRTKMRIMGFPGATIKPLNEEAAAELGAELLGEAIVFGVGGLCIFLEYARQASNTRRKEEEQSSTLVGLQEQVAELGLAVETLDAQLREVNRLLLDISTSAKK; this is encoded by the exons ATGGTGGCCGGCGCGTTCCCCATCGCGAAGCTTCTGTACCTGGGCGTGCGGCAGCTGAGTCGGCCCCTGGCCGCGCGCATCAAGGCAGGGGCTCGCGCCAGCCCCTTTTTCCGGGCCTACGTCTGCGGGCCGCCCGCGCAGC tgtACCACTGGGTGGAGATGCGAACCAAGATGCGGATCATGGGCTTCCCTGGCGCCACCATCAAGCCCCTGaacgaggaggcggcggcggagCTGGGCGCGGAGCTGCTTGGCGAAGCCATCGTCTTTGGCGTGGGCGGCCTGTGCATCTTCCTGGAGTACGCGCGCCAGGCCTCCAACACcaggaggaaggaagaggagcagagcagcaccCTCGTGGGCCTGCAAGAGCAGGTGGCCGAGCTGGGCCTGGCCGTGGAGACCCTGGACGCGCAGCTGCGCGAGGTGAACCGCCTGCTGCTGGACATCTCCACCAGCGCCAAGAAATAG